AAACCTACATTGCCAAGAAATGTTGTGGCAGTAACTCCCCAGAAGGTTGGAATAAAATCAAACGACCTCAGCTTCTCATTATCTTTAAGGAAAAATTTTCCGTTTCTTATCTTGTAAGTGATTACATTTGCAGAGGCCGACATGCTGTTAAATGGAATCTGTATAATACCGGCCGGATTATAGTATGTTGCAGTTGCATCATCAGCCAGGGCTGTAAAAGCGCCGCCCATGCCTGCGGCCTTTTCACCGATTAGAACTTCCTGATAGTTGTATACCCCTGCAAAGGAAATCCCTGGTAAGGAAAGGATTGAGATGATAAGTATAAGGAAGAAATGGGGCATATTGTTTGTCATACGAAAATCTCCATAGCTCACCCTCCCCCTAACCCCCTCCCGTCAAGGGAGGGGGAATAATCTTAGCACCCTCCCCTTGAAGGGGAGGGAATCTTTATCTTTCAATTCAACTTCTTACTTCTGACCTCTTACTTCTTACTTCTGCTCACTGCTCACGGTTCACTTTCCTTTAGTCCCCACATGCACCGCCACGATCCCTCCTGAAAGCATTTCGTATTCTACTTTAGAAAATCCAACTCTTAACATCAGGTCGCGTAATTTGTTTGCAGGGGGAAATTTTCTTATTGAGTCGGGGAGATAATTGTATATGCCTGTTTTGTCCCTTGATATAACCGTACCGATTGCAGGCAGTAAGGTAAATGAATAAAAATCATATATGTAGCGGAAGATTCGTGTTTCAGGCTGGGTGAACTCCAGACACACGACTCGGCCGCCAGGTTTTGCTGTCCGTAACATCTCTGTAAACGCCTTTTCAAGGTGTTTGACGTTCCTGACACCGAAGCCGACTGTAATTGCATCAAATTTATTGTTCCCAAATTTCAAGGACTCGGCATTCCCCTGAGTACATGTGATTAACTTATCAAGTCCGGCCTGTTTTACCTTCTGCCTGCCGACCTCCAGCATCTCCCTGTTCAGGTCTACTGCATCAACATGGCCTGAAGCGCCAACCTTTTTTGCAAGCAGGATGGCTATATCAGCAGTTCCGGTGCATACATCAAGGACACTATTTCCCTGCTGTACGTATGTCTGTTCCACAGCATACCGTTTCCAGTAATGGTGTATCCCAAAACTCAGCACTGAATTATTAAGGTCATAGCGCTTTGCTGCTGATGAAAACATCCTCTGAACCATCTTTTCTTTATCCATAGAATTCCCTTATTGATATTTACTGCTGAATATTATATCTTAACTTAAATTTAAATTTAAGATATAATACCTTGATTTGTAATTAAAGAAAAGGGTTTTTAATTAATTGAACAGTAAAGTTATTATTGGTGACACTAAAAAAGAAAAGTTCAATTTACAACGTGTACTCACATTTTCTACATCACTTGAAAAAGACATAGTCCAGATAGCCTCCCCGGATAAGATAGATGAAGAACTTCTAAAAGAATTCAGAAACAGGCAAAAGACCATAAAATTAGTAACTATTGATAAGAAGGAGTGGAATACAAAAGTTATTGGCTTTGATAAGGAGTTTCTATATGTACGTGTACCGTCTGAATTCAGGGCGCCTGTCGGGGAATTAATGCTTGCATCATTTCCAACTGAAAAGGGCAATTACGTAGTTCAGACATTTGTTCATCAGATAAAAGATCCCGTCCTTGTCTTGAAATTTCAGGATCCACGGAAAGACAGGCGGTTTTATCCGCCTTCAAGGACATTCATCAATTATGCAAAGGTAAATGAA
This region of Nitrospirota bacterium genomic DNA includes:
- the ubiE gene encoding bifunctional demethylmenaquinone methyltransferase/2-methoxy-6-polyprenyl-1,4-benzoquinol methylase UbiE, whose amino-acid sequence is MDKEKMVQRMFSSAAKRYDLNNSVLSFGIHHYWKRYAVEQTYVQQGNSVLDVCTGTADIAILLAKKVGASGHVDAVDLNREMLEVGRQKVKQAGLDKLITCTQGNAESLKFGNNKFDAITVGFGVRNVKHLEKAFTEMLRTAKPGGRVVCLEFTQPETRIFRYIYDFYSFTLLPAIGTVISRDKTGIYNYLPDSIRKFPPANKLRDLMLRVGFSKVEYEMLSGGIVAVHVGTKGK